The Caldivirga sp. genome contains the following window.
CCTAGGCAACAAGGCACTAAGCAAACCACGCAAAACACCCAAAGCCTCATCAAAGTTGCCGCCGCTAGACTCGGTGAATACGTTATCTAAGTCCTGGGTTATGGTTTGGTTAATTCTCTCACTCCAAGGCATGCCGTAAAGCTCAGCGGCAAGTATTAGCTGCTCCCTTGAGACGCTTGTGAAGGGAACCTTCTTGAAGGCCTCTGTTAATGCTTTAAGTAACTCAACCTTAACGGCATCATCATTAATAATCCTAGCTAATTCAAGGGCACTTGAGGCGTACGCCCAAAACCTCAGCGCTGAGTAATCCCTAGTAACAAGGTAGGGCTTACCAGCATTAATGCCCACTAATTCACCGAATGCAGCGTAGGGTGTGAACTCAGCCTCCACTGTATGTGAACCACTGGGTAGTGGAATGGACTTATGGTACCCGTCTAACTCAAAGTAGGGGGAACCATCAAGCTTAACTAATGCGCTACCCCTATAACCAATGACCACTAGTTCACTTGAATCACCAGCGTTAACACTTAGCTTAAACTTCCCATCACCAATAGTATCCCAGGTAAGTGGCTTTATGTTTCGGAATGAACTCGCAATCACAAATACTAGCCTTGCGCTAAGTTCATCAAATGACCTAGTAACCATACTAGGTGTTTAGGCATTACCTTAAAAGCTTAACCTCCTTAGATAATAGTAACCTCAAGGTATTTAAATACCTATTAGGCATGCTTGATTATGAAGCTTAAGGTTACTGAGGTTCTTGACTTAACCTGGAAGTTTTACAGAAGGTATGTATACTCATGGGAGATCAATATTGGTTTTATTACAGCCTTCATAGCCTTCGTACTTAGGGCCATTGCCTCAGGTTCATTAATGCCACTTGCATTAACGGGTCTAGTTAATTCACTGGAGAGCTCAGCATCAGGAGGTTCATTGAGTATTAGGGAGAGCGGGATAATGAACTCAATATTAATGATACTAGCAGCCACTATAATATACACAGCTACTGAATGGTTGTTTAAGCCATTTTGGAACACTATAACTAAGGCTATTGTTAATATTAAAAATGATGTCATAATGGAGATTAATGGCTCAAGAAACTCGAGGAACGTAAACGACATGGTTGGTAGGTTAGCTAGTGATGTAGACTTCGTAATGTGGAATATTGGAGGCATGTATACTACATTCACGCCCAACATACTGACAGCGGCAGTATCATTGGCAACAATATTTCAATTAAACCCAATGATAGGTGCCATGGCTGTTGCCGCAACGCCATTCTCCCTCCTAATAATGGAACCGTACATAAAGGGTGTTGAGGAAGCTAGACAAGTGGAGAGGGGAAGCTACAGTGAGGTTATTCACTTGATTAACGAGTACTTTAAGGGTAATGCTGAACCAGAGCAAATAAAGGAGGCACTAAATAAGTGGTATAAGGGCATGACCAAGCAAATCTTCTACGACAGAACTTACTGGTCTTCATCATTTGCGTACAGTTATGTAGTGCCATTGTTATTGACTATATTCGGGATCCATGAAGTCGAGAAAGGGAAGTTACCTGTAGGTAATCTGGTTGGCATAGTGTACGCAGGCCTAAACGTCTACTCACCATTAATAAACGCACTATGGGGCTTATGCGTATTAGCTCAAAACATGGTTCCAATGCGTAGAATAATGCAGTTAAGTGAGAATAATAAAGAGGTAGCAACTGCATCAATGCCGTAGGATTTGAGAGAAACAAGCCTTAGAATCAGCTGTAGTTCCTTTATTAACATCTAATGATTAATGATAATATGAGATAGAGATGGAATAAAAGAGAATTCAACTTTCATTACGATTATTAGCATTACTCAGCATTTACCAAGAATCTTCCTCCACTTCACAATACTCATTAATCCCAATAATAGTGTACGCATATTAAGGGGGTATGTTAACTGGGCTACTTAAATGAAACAATCTATGCGGGCTTAGGGCAACAATATTCTAAGGTAAATCAAACTACCCTTACCTAAAAGATCCTTCTCAGAATAAGGGACACATAGACAGGTAAGGGGCAGTAACGTATTTGTACTTTGTTTTTATGATTTAAAGACAATTGAATCATTCAATTTACTTTGAAGGATAGTGTACTATGCTATTAAACTAGGAGGAGGAAATAGTCCTGAGGGCTAAGTAGATTTAGGTGAAATTCCGAATAATTCTTATTAGTTGCTTGTGTGTTTTAATAATTGTGGATTTGATTGATCGGAGAAGGTTCATTAAACTCATGTTGAGTATGGGTGGTTTAGCGTTACTTAGTGGTTACGTTAGTAATCAGTTACCTGAAATTAGGGCCACTGGTGTTAAGGTGCCTCCTAATTCGCATGTATCTGCAGTTAGGAGTTATGGTGGAAATTCAACATCATCTAGCGTTGAGTTAACCCCTGAATACCTTTGGTATATTGTTCAAGTTGGTCCAACTCCATCAGTGAACTTAAACAATTATACCCTAGTCGTTGATGGTCTTGTTAATAATCCCCTTAAGTTAACTTACGATGAAATCACTTCATTACCATCCGTTGAAATCACAAATACTCTTCAATGCGTTTCGGATCCATACTTCCTAAAAGCCACGGTAAGATGGAGGGGTGTTAGATTAAGTACTATACTTAACATGGCGGGAATATCCAAGAACGCAGTTAAGATCATTGCCTATGGCGCAGATGGGTACACCAGTGATCTACCTCTCTGGAAGGCTATGGAGCCCGATACCCTAGTAGCCTACATGGCTGATGGAAACCCCTTACCTAAGAACCATGGTTATCCTGTTAGGCTAGTGGTACCTAGGTGGTGGGGGTATAAGAACGTTAAGTGGCTGGTTAAGTTAACGGTTACTGATGAGAATTACTTAGGCTACTGGGAATCCCTAGGTTACCCTGATATAGCTAAGAAGAACACTGGTGATTAGGGTAATGCGGATTAACGCAGTTAACCCAAATACAATAGGGATAATAATCCAAACTGAGGTTGCATCATTTGCACTACTCCTCAGCCTACAACCCCAGTTAACACCATACTTACTCCCCCTCATAGCGGCTACGGTAATTATACCTGACATAAACAAGAGCATATACTCCCCATCATTTCAAAGACAGACCGCATGGGTACTATTGGCGTTAGCAGTCATGGAGGCTATTACTGGGTTCGCGGCTGGACCCGTTTCATCGAATGTAATCTTTAAGGCAACCGGGGGCTTATTAACCAGGGGACTTAGCATTCAACTTCACATACTCCTAATAGATCCCTTAGCCTTCTTCTTCATACTGCACATAGCCAGCGGCATAGGATTATCATTGATTAGGCGTGGTATAAGGTGGCCACCACTATATAGGTTTATAATACCAATGTTACTCCTCATGGGCTTCGCTGCAGTGGTTTACCTTGATAGCCTAATGCTTTAGGGAATCTTAAGTTAAGTATACGTAAAGCGCCGTTAGCAGCAATAGGGCTATAACTAGGTAATCTAGGTGAGCTGGGTTAATTTTCATTAGGGTTATTGATAATCTGTTAATCATTAGCATTAGGCTCACTATGGATAATACACTTGCTAACACGTAGACTATGCTCAACAGGAACACGTATAAGCCACTTCACCAATAAGGCTAACGGGGCCAACAACAAAAACTGGAATAGGCACAATAGCAGAGGAGGAGGCTATGGGAAAGCTGAATTAACTATACCCGAATGAATAGGTGACTTATTAACTTGGTGTAGGAGGAGGACCAGTAAAGTAGAGGCAATGAGTATAATCAGTAATATCAGAATACCCTTACTCATGCACTAAATAACCACTAAAGATTTTAAAATCTTACTCCAAGGCATATACTCCTTGTTTTCAGTATTTCAATAACTTGTCGTTGGGTTTAAATATCCATATTCTATGATTTCTTAGTAACCAATCCCTAATAAAAAGGAGGGGAAAACTGTTGGTTTAAATGTAAGTAAAAGGACTTTAACATGAGTAATCATGTGACTAAGCCAAGGAAAATGCAAGTAAATAACAGTAATAAGGAGAGGAACATGATTATTAAAATCGTTAAGGCTATTAAAGATACGTAACTAAGCCATTATCATAGAATTAAGTATAGGAGATAAGGAATACTTAGATTTAGGTTATAACGGCATTTGAGTTTCCTTAATGTTACAAAATATGCGTAGAAAATTAAGAGTAAGGATTATTTGAAGGTGCAACCCCAGTAGCTAACCCATAGAAAGCTGGTACATAGTATGTTTGATTATTAATAGTTACTTCAATAATTAATGGTCCCCCTACTCCATATCCCATTCCATCTGCTATGGGGGTTATACGTCCCCACTCTTGCATTGTCTCATTATACATTAAACTGTTCTGTGTATTTGAATATATTACCTTAAAGTTCTCAGTTTCAAATCCATATGTGACTTGTTGCGTATCTTGTGAGGGTATAATTACATAGTCATAATTAGCATTGTTATTTATTATCAATATATCAGGGCGATTTTGATACGTGTATATTCCATTGTTTGCAGTTACGAATAATGTTGTTACATTATAACCGAATTTCTGAGCTAAATTCCGCATTCCGTAAATTAACTTATTTGGATCATTTGCATTACCTCCGAATTCTAGTGTGTATTCCCCTATTGGTTGTCCTTGTGGGTTTAGTAATTCTGCCTTCAGGATAGTGTATCCTGCATTTTGTCCGCTGGTTACATATTCTATTATTTTTGTTGGTTTGAATACTAGGTATTGGTAGTTTGGTAGGTTCTTGTCTAGTACTGGCTTCTCTATTAAACCCGGTGCGTATAGGTAGAGTAGGCTGTAAGCCACAATGCCTACCACAATGACCACTACAACCACTATTAAAAACCTACGCATGATTCACTAACTAGCTTAAACTTTTAAACATTGTCGCAACATGCTAGGAGTATACTTCAAGTGTCTTGACTCCTCGTGGTGTAGGCTCTAGGCTCAGTAGTCTTAATGTCATTAATCGTAAGTGCTTAGTCTTGTTGATTTGTAATGAGTTGAATAAACCATTCAATTCAAGAACCATTAAACTGGTAGCCGGGCCCGGATTCGAACCGGGGTCAGTGGGTCCAAAGCCCACCATCCTTGGCCGCTAGACGACCCGGCTCACTAGAAGCAATGAGGAAGCCCTTTAAAAACACTACCCAATGAAAACAATGTGTACTGTGTGATAATACTTCATTCATCACTGTGTTTAGGGTAGTTGGCTAGTATCCTATCAATGATCTGCGCAATGGCTTTCTCAACCTCAGATGGTGCTTGAGCCTCCTCTGGGTACTCCTCACCGTTATACTCACCTGGTAGTTTCCTGGTGGCGTCAAGCCCTAGCTTACTCCCTAAGCCTGGTATGGGGGTTGATGGGTCAAGTTCCTCCGTAGGGTATTCTGGCATTACTACTACGTCCCTTTGTGGGTTTAGGTTAGCGGCTATTGCATACGTAACCTCCTTCATGTTTTTAACGTCAATATCATGGTCAACCACCACCACTATCTTATTGAATACTGGTAGTAGGCCCCATAATGCCGCCATAATCCTCCTGGCTTGACCCGGGTACCTCTTCCTTATTGAAACCACCGTCCAGTAGCCAACTCCCTCGGGGGGCATGTAGACGTCAACCACCTCAGGTAGTAGTTGCCTTAGGAGAGGCTTCATTACCTCGGTACCGAATCTTATTATGTTCCCATCCTCAAGCACAGGTTTACCCGTAACTGTTACAGGCACCACTGGGTTCTCCCTTGAGTAAACTGCAGTCACCTTTACGACTGGATACTCTTTCACAATGGAGTAGTAGCCAACGTGGTCTCCAAAGGGCCCCTCCTTAACGTATTCCCCAGTTAACTTACCCTCAATCACAATCTCCGCGTTGGCCGGGTATTCGACGCTAATAGTGGAGCCGCCCGTTAACTCAATACCCTCACCCCTGATTACCCCCGTCACCAGGACCTTATCCAATGGGTGAGGTACTGGTACGCCAGCCATAAGCATGGTTACTGGGTCTGGGCCAAGCACTACGGCTACCTCGGTTTCACCAGCATCAGCGTACTGGCTACTCCTCCTCCAAGGCATCCAATGCATTATGAACTTATCCTTCCCAATAATTTGAAGCCTATAGTAGCCGAAGTTTGTTACATCACCGTGCTTAATGAATGATACTGCGAAGGTTAGGAACCTGCCTGGTTCCTTAGGCCATTGCCTTATTGCGGGTAGCCTGAATAAGTCAATGTTACCCCACTCATTCTCCTTAACGGGAGCCTTATTGATGAGCCTAGGGAAGTACCTTGAAATGCTCCTTAATTCGCCAAGGGACTTTAAGGCATCAATTATTCCTGTTGGTGGCCTAAGGCTTGTTAACTCACTAATCCTCTCAGCAGCCTTACCTGGCTCTACACCATTAAGAGCAGTTAAAATCCTACTCCACTTCCCGAATAAGTTACCTACAGCCGGCAGTGTGTTCTCCCTAGTCCTCTCAATCATCACTGCAGGCCCACCCCTGTACATTAACCCCCTCAGTAATGCCGGTAACTCTAGCTCAACGCTAATTGGTTCATTAACCCTAATTAACTCACCCTCAGCCTCCAATGCCCTCAAGTAACTCCTTAAGTCATTAAACACCATTAATCCATGTTTACACTAAGGTATTTAAGTGAACCGCCTATGCCAACTTTTAAAACCAACCCCTCAACCCCCCTCTTAATGAAGCTTAGGCCTTGGTTAATTTCCTTTAGTCCAACAACCCTGACTAGCGCCTTCTCCTCAGTTACCTTAGGCACAGCCCTCTCCTGGTACCTTAACGGTGTCTTTAAGCCGCTAATATACGTCATAACCCTGATAGCCATAATGCTTGCCCAAGCTGGGGTTAACCTGATTCATGATTACGTGGACTACAGGACAGGGGTTGATGTTCTCTATAGGGCTGGTGGATTCTCACATAGGCCTAACCCAATAATTGACCTAGGCCTTAACCCACGTAGCGTTAGGATGGTGGGCTACTTCTTCATTACGGTAACCATAGCCTCAGGCGTATACTTAGCCTTAGTGGTCGGTTTCCCAGTCCTAATACTAGGCTTAGCCGGTGTACTAATTGGGATTGGTTATAGTGAAGCCCCATTGAAACTGCATTATAGGGGGCTTGGTGAGGCTTTTGCGGCATTAGCCATGGGTCCATTAGTCACCTGGGGCTCTTACATTGTTCAAACGGGTATTTACCTTAACCCAGCACCATTAATAGTGGGTATACCTAATGGATTATTCACACTACTCATACTACTGGGTTCAGGGGCTCTTGAACTAGACGCCTCAAGGAGGGTGGGTAAGTTAACGCTGGTTCTGCTGCTGGGGTTGAGGAGGGTTAAGTACCTAGTGTACGGTATTATCGCGTTCATTTACTTAACCTTAATTGCATCGGCACTACTCGGCTACATACCTTACCTATCCCTAGTCTCCCTAATTTTGATTCCAAGAACCCTTAGGCTCGCAGGCCCACTACTAAGTGGTGATGAGGGGGAGGTTAGGAGGCGGTGGAGGGAGTTGAGGCTACTGTGGGCCGGTCCATTCAGCGTTAGGTTAATTATCCTAGCCATACTAATAGTATCAATGATTATTGTTAAACTAGCACCATGGATACCTTAAAAGAGTGGGCTTAAACCCTCACTAGTGATGAGTGAGCTCCGTGCATGAGTGAGTGATGAGTTTGAATCAGCTGATTAAGCCTCAAGACTCATTATTTATTAAGTCAAGCCCCTTAATCACCCATGGAGTGCGTTAACACAGTTAAGGGGCTAATGGAGAGTTTAGTTAAGGACGCCTACCCAGGTGCGTCGCTTGTAGTAAACGCTAATGGTGAAACCTTAATCAACATGACTGTTGGTTACGCTCAGCTAAAGCCCATTGAGAGACCCATGAGGGGTGGTATGCTTTTTGACTTAGCCTCCTTAACCAAGGCTTTATCAACATCATTAATAGTGATGAAACTAGTGGAGAAGGGGGCATTAAGCCTAAGCCAGAGAGTGTCTGAATTGATTCCTGAATTCAGTAGGACTAATGCAGGTGTTAATGATGCTAAGGATAAGGTTAGGGTTTGGATGCTTCTATCGCATACCTCAGGGTTACCAGCATGGTTACCCCTCTATAAGTCTGCCTCAAGTAGGGATGAGTTAATTAACCAAGCCATAACCTCCTTCCCCGTTTACGAACCAGGCTCCAAAGTGGTTTATAGTGACTTAAACTACATTGTCTTAACTGCACTAGTTGAGAGGATTACTGGCCAACGCATAGACTCATTATTCCAGGAAATGGTAGCTAAGCCCCTTAACTTAAGTAAGGCGCTCTATAATCCATTATCAAGGTTCAGTAAGGATGATGTAGTAGCCACTGAGTACGTTAATGGCGATGCACTAGTGGGTGTGGTTCATGATGAGAACGCAAGGGCCATGAATGGGGTTTCAGGGCACGCTGGGTTATTCGCCACCGCTGAGGATGCCGCCAAGATAGCGGATTCTCTACTTGAATCCTATAGGAATGGGGTATTCCTATCAAGGCCGAGCATTAAGGCGATGTGGACTCCCTGGGCATGTGGTGAATCATGCTATGGTCTTGGTTGGCAAATATACAGGAGGGGTGTGACCACCAGTGGTGGGGATTTTCTAACCGATGGTAAGGCTTTCGGCCACACTGGTTTCACTGGTACTTCCCTATGGATTGATGTTGAAATGGGGTTAACAATAGTTCTCTTCACTAATAGGGTTCATCCAAGTAGGGATAATAGGAGGATTGATTACGCTAGGCCTGTTTTACATAATGCAGCTGTGTCATGCGCTGATAAGTTAATCCACCACTAATGCCTAATCATTAATCTTATCTTAAGGTTAAAATGCCCTTAAGGCGCCTGCAAAATTGTTTTAACGTGATTTGAGCATTAACTGAGTTAACTACTCTTCCTCAAATTCTTCTCCCTGAGAGGCCTCCTCGGGCTGGGTCTCCTGACCGGTGGCGGTTGCTCCTTGCCCCGCCTCTGGGGCTAGTTCAGCAACTGCGAAGGATGGACCAACCCTCGTTATCTTAACCTTAACCTTCTCACCAGGTTTAGTGTTCGGTATGAAGATTATGAAGCCTCTTATCTTAGCAACACCATCGCCCCTCTTAGACACTTCAGTTACCTCCACTTCCACAACGTCACCGACTTTCACTGGTTTTGGACCACGGCCCCTTCGTCTAGGCCTTCCCCTATTCATTCCGGAACCTGTTGACGTCCGTATCGCCGTTAATCCAGCAATAGTCCCCTTAATAAATGTTTCGTATATGTGGTAGGTTAAGCATTACCCGGGTGGTCAATGGTAATATTCGTTTTAAATAAAGGTAAATTAATAATCATTAACCGTGAATCATCCTTATTATCCTCCTGTACTTTAAGTAGAGGGAGTAGTCTATGTAAACCTTATCCTCAAGCATCTCGCTGATTGTCCTAGCTAACTTAACCTTACCTGGCAATTGATCGGTGGTTTCAATGTAGAATGCGTTGGATCCTGCGCCGCTACCGAAGGTGACTACGATTATTCTTGAACCAGGCTTAGCCTCCTCAAGAACCTTAGCTAGCCCTAATAAGGCTGAGGCATTGTAAGTGTTACCTATTAAGTCAACAACAATACCTGGCTTAACCTTCTCAAGTGGGAAACCCAACATTTGGGCAACCCTCACCGGGAACCTGGCATTAGGCTGGTGGAAAACCGCGTAATCGAAGTCACTCGGCTTCATACCTAACTCATCCATTAACCCCTTAGCGGCACCCATTATGTGCTTGAAGTAGGCTGGCTCCCCCGTGAAACCCTCGCCGTGAACCGGATACGGTGAACCATCCCTCCTCCAGAAGTCAGGTGTATCGGATGCGTATGGGTAAGTGTACTTAATTTCAGCAGCCAGGTTACTTGAACCAATAATGTACGCAACCGCACCAGTACCCACGGTATACTCCAGGTGTTCCCCTGGTTCACCCTGGGATGAGTCCGTACCGACAGCTATACCGTACTTTATTGAATTAGCCTTAACCAGGCCCATTAGGTTAATTATTGCGTCTGAACCAGCCTTACAGGCAAACTCCATGTCCACTGAGTAAACCTGCCTACTTAAGCCGAGCGCATCAATTAATATTGATGATATTGGCTTAACGGCGTATGGCTTCGACTCCGTCCCAGCGAAGACGGCGCCAACTTCACTTGGCTTCACCCCAGCTCTAGTTAAAGCATCCCTAGATGCCTCAACAGCCATGGTTACTGGGTCCTCATCAATGTACCCAACAGCCTTCTCCTCAACAAGGTACATGTCCCTTATCCTGAGGGCATCATCCCCCCATGCCTCCGCTATTTCACGGGTCTTAATCCTGTACCTCGGTATGTAGGCGCCCCAACCAACTATGCCTACCGCCATCACCAACACCCCTTCACTGGCCTTAACTTAAAGCCGTAGTAAATTATACCGTAGTCACTGTCCTCCTTAACCCTCCTGAAAACTACCTCAACCTCAGTGTTATCACTAAGCTTCTCTGGATTGGGGCAGTCAACCAATTGCCCAAGTACCCTAACTCCATTCAAGTCAACTATACCGAATATTAATGGCCTCTGCTTCTCGAAGTCTGACGTGACGCTCCTAAGCACAGTGAATTCAATTAACTTACCCCTCCTCGGTAACTCAACTTCATCAAACTCCCTTGAACCACATTCGCAAACAGCCCTAGGTGGGAAGTAAACCCTGCCGCATTTCCTGCATTTAAGGGCGGTAAGCCTATAGTACTGTGGTATCCTCCTCCAGTATTTTGGTACTGATAGGGATTGGTCAACCATACTACTTCACCACCTTAAGCATGAAGACTACGCTCTCCTGATCCACACCAACCATGTCCTCAACCACAGCAGCCTCGGCGTTTAAGCCATTAAATGGTTTATCACCCCTAAGCTGCATTGTTACGCTGGCTAACTGGTAAACACCTGAAGCACCCATTGAATTACCCACTGCCTTTAAACCACCATCTAAGTTAACCATAACCTTACCCCCTGGATCAAAGTAACCCTCATTAAGGAGCCTTAACGCACTACCCCTCTTACATAACCCCAGGGACTCCAAAGCCAGGACTCCAAGTATACTATATGTGTCGTGGACGCTTACTATGCCGTTGAAATCATTAAGTGGGTTAAGTGCCTTAACAGCCTCAGTAACTGACATTAGCACAGTGTAGTCGTTCCTAGATGCGAAGTATGAGTTTGATGCACCGAAACCATAGCCCAATACACCCACTGCCTGATCCTTGGAGTTGGGCTTACTGCATAGTACTAGGGCTGCTGCACCATCGACGAAGGGTGAGACATCGTAGAGCCTTAATGGATCGGCCACAAGCTCTGAGTCAAGTACATCCTTTAACTTAGCTGCCTTCTTAAAGTAGGCGAAGGGTGTTTTTGATCCCCTCTCATGCATTTTAATAGCCCATGTAGCTAAGTCCTCGTACTTATACTCGTAACTCCTCATGTACTGCTTAGCCATTAACGCAGCTAAGACTACTGGGGTTGCCCCGAAGTATGATTCATAGTCGGAGTCAAGTAGATATGATGCATACTTATTCTGCTTAAGCGAGGTGACTTCATGGGGCTTATCAACGCCAACCAGTAGTACGCATCCATCATTCATTGATGCCACGTGGTTTAACGCAACCATGAACGCGAAACCCCCTGAACCATCACCATTCTCCACCCTTATGGATGGCGCATTCCTAATGCCTGAATAATCCCTGAGGACATTACCTATCGCCATTTGCTCCCCGGCTAGTTCAGAGAGAGCGGATGCAATGTAGATTGCCTTAATGTCGGGGTTACCTGCGGATTCAAGGGCCTTTAAAGCAGCCTCGGCGAATAATTCCCTATAACCCTTATCGTAGTATCTACCTGGAGGGATAATGTGTACTCCATTTATATAGCCTAATGCCGAAATGCTCATCGACTTTCCCTTTCACATAAAGCTTAATAAATATTACACCGTGCTTAAAACAAGACACCATTATGGTGTTAACGCTAATTAAAGTTCAATGTGCATTATCGTGAAGCATCAGTTCAGTAAACCTTAAAAGTTAAACGCAAAAATAGTGTGTTTACATATGGTTAGTGTTCATGGTTTCATGATTGGAAGAAGCCTAGTTCTCGGTGATGCTGAACCAGCCTTAACAATACCTTCAATATACGTTACTGATGATGTAGGCAATACTAGAATTAAGAAGGCCATTAACGAGACTGGGGGTGACT
Protein-coding sequences here:
- a CDS encoding molybdopterin-dependent oxidoreductase produces the protein MDLIDRRRFIKLMLSMGGLALLSGYVSNQLPEIRATGVKVPPNSHVSAVRSYGGNSTSSSVELTPEYLWYIVQVGPTPSVNLNNYTLVVDGLVNNPLKLTYDEITSLPSVEITNTLQCVSDPYFLKATVRWRGVRLSTILNMAGISKNAVKIIAYGADGYTSDLPLWKAMEPDTLVAYMADGNPLPKNHGYPVRLVVPRWWGYKNVKWLVKLTVTDENYLGYWESLGYPDIAKKNTGD
- a CDS encoding serine hydrolase; the encoded protein is MECVNTVKGLMESLVKDAYPGASLVVNANGETLINMTVGYAQLKPIERPMRGGMLFDLASLTKALSTSLIVMKLVEKGALSLSQRVSELIPEFSRTNAGVNDAKDKVRVWMLLSHTSGLPAWLPLYKSASSRDELINQAITSFPVYEPGSKVVYSDLNYIVLTALVERITGQRIDSLFQEMVAKPLNLSKALYNPLSRFSKDDVVATEYVNGDALVGVVHDENARAMNGVSGHAGLFATAEDAAKIADSLLESYRNGVFLSRPSIKAMWTPWACGESCYGLGWQIYRRGVTTSGGDFLTDGKAFGHTGFTGTSLWIDVEMGLTIVLFTNRVHPSRDNRRIDYARPVLHNAAVSCADKLIHH
- a CDS encoding Zn-ribbon domain-containing OB-fold protein; this encodes MVDQSLSVPKYWRRIPQYYRLTALKCRKCGRVYFPPRAVCECGSREFDEVELPRRGKLIEFTVLRSVTSDFEKQRPLIFGIVDLNGVRVLGQLVDCPNPEKLSDNTEVEVVFRRVKEDSDYGIIYYGFKLRPVKGCW
- a CDS encoding prenyltransferase, producing the protein MKLRPWLISFSPTTLTSAFSSVTLGTALSWYLNGVFKPLIYVITLIAIMLAQAGVNLIHDYVDYRTGVDVLYRAGGFSHRPNPIIDLGLNPRSVRMVGYFFITVTIASGVYLALVVGFPVLILGLAGVLIGIGYSEAPLKLHYRGLGEAFAALAMGPLVTWGSYIVQTGIYLNPAPLIVGIPNGLFTLLILLGSGALELDASRRVGKLTLVLLLGLRRVKYLVYGIIAFIYLTLIASALLGYIPYLSLVSLILIPRTLRLAGPLLSGDEGEVRRRWRELRLLWAGPFSVRLIILAILIVSMIIVKLAPWIP
- a CDS encoding UbiD family decarboxylase, whose product is MVFNDLRSYLRALEAEGELIRVNEPISVELELPALLRGLMYRGGPAVMIERTRENTLPAVGNLFGKWSRILTALNGVEPGKAAERISELTSLRPPTGIIDALKSLGELRSISRYFPRLINKAPVKENEWGNIDLFRLPAIRQWPKEPGRFLTFAVSFIKHGDVTNFGYYRLQIIGKDKFIMHWMPWRRSSQYADAGETEVAVVLGPDPVTMLMAGVPVPHPLDKVLVTGVIRGEGIELTGGSTISVEYPANAEIVIEGKLTGEYVKEGPFGDHVGYYSIVKEYPVVKVTAVYSRENPVVPVTVTGKPVLEDGNIIRFGTEVMKPLLRQLLPEVVDVYMPPEGVGYWTVVSIRKRYPGQARRIMAALWGLLPVFNKIVVVVDHDIDVKNMKEVTYAIAANLNPQRDVVVMPEYPTEELDPSTPIPGLGSKLGLDATRKLPGEYNGEEYPEEAQAPSEVEKAIAQIIDRILANYPKHSDE
- a CDS encoding hydroxymethylglutaryl-CoA synthase, with product MAVGIVGWGAYIPRYRIKTREIAEAWGDDALRIRDMYLVEEKAVGYIDEDPVTMAVEASRDALTRAGVKPSEVGAVFAGTESKPYAVKPISSILIDALGLSRQVYSVDMEFACKAGSDAIINLMGLVKANSIKYGIAVGTDSSQGEPGEHLEYTVGTGAVAYIIGSSNLAAEIKYTYPYASDTPDFWRRDGSPYPVHGEGFTGEPAYFKHIMGAAKGLMDELGMKPSDFDYAVFHQPNARFPVRVAQMLGFPLEKVKPGIVVDLIGNTYNASALLGLAKVLEEAKPGSRIIVVTFGSGAGSNAFYIETTDQLPGKVKLARTISEMLEDKVYIDYSLYLKYRRIIRMIHG
- a CDS encoding TRAM domain-containing protein; protein product: MNRGRPRRRGRGPKPVKVGDVVEVEVTEVSKRGDGVAKIRGFIIFIPNTKPGEKVKVKITRVGPSFAVAELAPEAGQGATATGQETQPEEASQGEEFEEE
- a CDS encoding thiolase family protein, with product MSISALGYINGVHIIPPGRYYDKGYRELFAEAALKALESAGNPDIKAIYIASALSELAGEQMAIGNVLRDYSGIRNAPSIRVENGDGSGGFAFMVALNHVASMNDGCVLLVGVDKPHEVTSLKQNKYASYLLDSDYESYFGATPVVLAALMAKQYMRSYEYKYEDLATWAIKMHERGSKTPFAYFKKAAKLKDVLDSELVADPLRLYDVSPFVDGAAALVLCSKPNSKDQAVGVLGYGFGASNSYFASRNDYTVLMSVTEAVKALNPLNDFNGIVSVHDTYSILGVLALESLGLCKRGSALRLLNEGYFDPGGKVMVNLDGGLKAVGNSMGASGVYQLASVTMQLRGDKPFNGLNAEAAVVEDMVGVDQESVVFMLKVVK
- a CDS encoding ABC transporter transmembrane domain-containing protein, coding for MKLKVTEVLDLTWKFYRRYVYSWEINIGFITAFIAFVLRAIASGSLMPLALTGLVNSLESSASGGSLSIRESGIMNSILMILAATIIYTATEWLFKPFWNTITKAIVNIKNDVIMEINGSRNSRNVNDMVGRLASDVDFVMWNIGGMYTTFTPNILTAAVSLATIFQLNPMIGAMAVAATPFSLLIMEPYIKGVEEARQVERGSYSEVIHLINEYFKGNAEPEQIKEALNKWYKGMTKQIFYDRTYWSSSFAYSYVVPLLLTIFGIHEVEKGKLPVGNLVGIVYAGLNVYSPLINALWGLCVLAQNMVPMRRIMQLSENNKEVATASMP